One window of the Candidatus Zixiibacteriota bacterium genome contains the following:
- a CDS encoding hypothetical protein (Evidence 5 : Unknown function) — MHRFQITYPVLHISKTPPFYDVNGSLFGINSLYQTLVPQKARIPARLFVEI, encoded by the coding sequence TTGCATCGATTTCAAATAACTTACCCGGTTCTGCATATATCAAAGACTCCGCCCTTTTACGATGTCAATGGCTCTTTATTTGGCATAAATTCGCTTTATCAAACATTAGTTCCCCAAAAAGCCAGAATCCCGGCCAGATTATTCGTTGAAATATAG
- the ctaB gene encoding Protoheme IX farnesyltransferase translates to MQNRVSYLKSMQSTDRADFPAASKIVSPSSVAVLSRLKSYLQMTKPSIMLLVLVTGLAALFVEGSMPADPARMFLFLLGLYLTGGSANSFNQYFEREIDARMIRTRRRRPLPLGKLSPSEALAFSIIIGLSGVLLLGFVFNWLTALLSLATILFYSLFYTLVLKPTTSQNIVIGGIAGAMAPVGAWTAATGGMALMPWFMFLIVFLWTPPHFWSLALCFQDDYRAAGYPMLPLVKGPETTLQQIFYYSLALVLSSFLPLFAGAGWFYTAVALLSGVIFIVKTVRTRRLMSQRAFWGVFKFSIIYLFALFIALVIDKYI, encoded by the coding sequence ATGCAGAACCGGGTAAGTTATTTGAAATCGATGCAATCCACTGACCGTGCCGATTTCCCGGCCGCGTCAAAAATTGTTTCGCCTTCCTCCGTGGCCGTTCTTTCCCGCCTGAAGTCTTATCTTCAAATGACCAAACCGTCCATCATGCTTCTGGTTCTGGTAACCGGGCTGGCTGCTCTGTTTGTCGAGGGAAGCATGCCAGCCGATCCGGCGCGGATGTTTCTATTTCTTCTGGGTTTGTACCTTACCGGGGGCTCGGCCAATTCTTTCAATCAATATTTCGAACGAGAAATCGATGCCCGCATGATCCGGACCCGTCGGAGAAGGCCCCTTCCTCTCGGAAAATTGTCGCCTTCGGAGGCGCTGGCCTTTTCCATTATAATCGGCCTGAGCGGGGTATTGCTTCTGGGCTTTGTCTTCAACTGGCTGACCGCCCTTCTGTCGCTTGCGACCATTCTGTTTTATTCCCTGTTTTATACTCTCGTATTAAAGCCGACCACCTCGCAAAATATAGTCATCGGCGGTATCGCCGGTGCCATGGCGCCGGTCGGGGCCTGGACCGCCGCCACCGGGGGGATGGCCTTAATGCCCTGGTTCATGTTTTTGATCGTCTTCCTTTGGACCCCGCCGCATTTCTGGTCGCTCGCCCTCTGTTTCCAGGATGATTATCGGGCCGCCGGGTACCCGATGCTTCCTTTGGTCAAGGGGCCGGAAACAACCTTGCAGCAGATTTTTTATTATTCCCTGGCGCTCGTCCTGAGCAGTTTTCTTCCGCTGTTTGCCGGAGCCGGTTGGTTTTATACGGCGGTCGCATTGTTATCCGGTGTGATATTTATTGTAAAAACCGTTCGAACCCGGCGATTAATGAGTCAAAGGGCGTTTTGGGGCGTCTTTAAATTTTCGATTATTTACCTTTTTGCTCTATTTATCGCCCTTGTTATAGACAAGTATATTTGA
- a CDS encoding conserved hypothetical protein (Evidence 4 : Unknown function but conserved in other organisms), with amino-acid sequence MAQIFPRWTNKLPPLMAGGAAFLIIIIIGGFWYYGSPWYSDVGYRPTQPVPYSHKLHAGDLGLDCRYCHSDVEISPVANVPPTQTCMNCHKIILPQSEKLLPVRESWAKHQPIQWIQVHKLPDFVYFNHSAHLNAGVGCFDCHGNIAQMEVVTQQKPLSMSWCLDCHRNPDMHLRPREDLTNMNWVPPANQKDFAARVIKEKNIAPPTDCSGCHR; translated from the coding sequence ATGGCCCAAATATTTCCCCGCTGGACCAATAAACTGCCCCCCCTGATGGCGGGCGGGGCCGCATTTTTAATTATTATAATCATAGGGGGATTCTGGTATTACGGTTCCCCGTGGTACTCCGATGTCGGCTACCGCCCCACCCAGCCGGTTCCCTACAGTCATAAATTGCACGCCGGAGATCTCGGTCTCGATTGCCGCTATTGCCATTCCGATGTCGAAATATCTCCGGTGGCCAATGTCCCGCCCACCCAAACCTGCATGAACTGCCACAAGATTATATTGCCGCAGAGCGAAAAATTGCTCCCGGTGCGGGAAAGTTGGGCCAAGCATCAGCCGATCCAGTGGATCCAGGTTCATAAACTGCCCGATTTTGTCTATTTTAATCACAGCGCCCACCTGAACGCCGGCGTGGGATGTTTCGATTGCCACGGCAATATCGCGCAAATGGAAGTGGTCACCCAGCAGAAACCGTTGAGCATGTCCTGGTGCCTGGACTGTCATCGTAATCCCGACATGCACCTTCGCCCCCGCGAGGACCTCACCAACATGAACTGGGTGCCGCCGGCCAATCAGAAAGATTTCGCCGCCCGGGTCATAAAAGAAAAAAATATCGCACCGCCAACCGATTGCTCGGGGTGTCACCGATGA